In Oscillatoria acuminata PCC 6304, a single window of DNA contains:
- a CDS encoding sensor histidine kinase → MFNRSRRNLARWFTLSMGSILVTFSAILYYLEIQDQLQTFDRELTDKVRLMAASVEYRFQRGSWHLNLQHVPLLGSNSLPLDNTIVYARWYNVDGRLVQFIGTHPPHHLTVTPGFVTLKPDEHSKDWLRQVTFPVRRDGVVIGFIQVATSLQPVRQFTEQLRLFLSVSLPIALAAIALTGWYLGGLAMHPIRQAYEQLQRFTADASHELRAPLSAMLSNAQVGLFSPPGDSQRIRLEKIVDLAKGMCQLVGHLLFLSRYTGTLAPEVLQDIDLKSWLEELVQNYAPQTDTKQLKLSTEFPPYPVQFQADADLLRQAIFNLLDNAYKYAENGGLISLKLVTKPRVAIIQVEDNGIGIPPEDLPHIFDRFYRVDTARTRATGGFGLGLSIVQQIVQVHGGRISAASVLDEGTTFTLEFPLKS, encoded by the coding sequence ATGTTTAACCGTTCTCGTCGCAATTTAGCTCGTTGGTTTACCCTCTCAATGGGGAGTATTCTGGTAACTTTTTCTGCGATTTTGTACTATTTAGAAATCCAGGACCAACTTCAAACCTTTGATCGCGAATTAACGGATAAAGTTAGACTGATGGCCGCGAGTGTGGAATATCGGTTTCAGCGTGGAAGCTGGCATCTAAATTTACAGCACGTCCCCTTACTCGGCAGCAATTCCTTACCTTTAGACAATACCATTGTTTATGCAAGGTGGTACAATGTCGATGGACGACTTGTGCAATTTATCGGCACTCATCCCCCGCACCACTTAACGGTTACACCCGGATTTGTCACCCTTAAACCGGATGAACATTCTAAAGATTGGTTGCGGCAAGTGACCTTTCCCGTGAGGCGAGATGGGGTGGTAATCGGATTTATTCAAGTTGCCACATCCCTACAACCCGTGCGACAATTTACCGAGCAACTCCGCTTATTTTTAAGTGTGAGTTTACCCATCGCTTTAGCGGCGATCGCATTGACGGGATGGTATTTGGGAGGATTGGCAATGCACCCCATTCGGCAGGCATACGAACAATTGCAGCGGTTTACTGCCGATGCCTCCCACGAATTGCGGGCACCTCTATCGGCGATGTTAAGTAATGCACAAGTCGGATTATTTTCACCTCCAGGTGATTCCCAACGCATCCGTTTAGAAAAAATTGTGGACCTGGCAAAGGGAATGTGTCAGCTTGTGGGTCATTTACTCTTTTTATCCCGCTACACTGGCACTTTAGCACCCGAAGTTTTACAAGATATTGATTTGAAGAGTTGGTTAGAGGAGTTGGTCCAAAATTATGCACCTCAAACCGATACGAAGCAGCTTAAACTTTCTACAGAATTCCCCCCCTACCCTGTCCAATTTCAGGCCGATGCCGATTTACTCCGTCAGGCCATATTTAATCTTCTCGATAATGCTTACAAATATGCAGAGAATGGGGGGTTAATCTCTTTAAAATTAGTGACAAAACCCCGAGTAGCTATTATCCAAGTTGAAGACAATGGCATTGGCATTCCCCCAGAAGATTTACCCCATATTTTTGACAGATTTTACCGCGTTGATACAGCGCGGACTCGTGCTACGGGAGGGTTTGGTTTGGGTTTATCCATCGTTCAGCAAATTGTCCAAGTTCATGGGGGACGGATTTCTGCGGCGTCGGTTCTGGATGAGGGAACCACCTTTACCCTAGAATTTCCGCTCAAATCTTAG
- a CDS encoding redoxin domain-containing protein, giving the protein MSIGLVHLSIGDRIPAFNLPSQTGEVKEIGDFVGKSMIVCFFPSAIRIDCTALLSGLQQMQSQYRQLGIECVAIGPDSVDLHQAIASQNGLTFPILSDGDRQVSSAYGVTAETSLYGTPSLSSTYTTFVTDTNYRVIKIYRNFDPFTHAQQLLIDVKPLICIEEPRQILQQAPVLLIPNVLDPELCQQLIELWHTENGESGFMRQVDGKTVALMDNNHKIRRDHFMEPSPLKERIKHLLGRKVTPEIWKAHHFNATRIEDFRIVCYDSSKGGFFRPHRDNTTAGTAHRVFAMTINLNAGEYEGGCLRFPEYGPHLYRPSTGSAVIFSCSLLHEATDVMGGRRFALLSFLYGEEEARRRAAYQQASQQSAVSV; this is encoded by the coding sequence ATGAGCATTGGATTGGTTCATTTATCAATTGGCGATCGCATTCCAGCATTTAACTTGCCATCTCAAACAGGGGAGGTGAAGGAAATCGGGGATTTTGTAGGAAAATCCATGATTGTCTGTTTTTTCCCCAGTGCGATTCGCATTGATTGTACTGCACTTCTATCAGGATTGCAGCAGATGCAATCCCAATATCGTCAACTGGGGATAGAATGCGTGGCGATCGGTCCAGATTCAGTGGATTTACATCAGGCGATCGCCTCCCAAAATGGATTAACTTTTCCGATTCTTTCTGATGGCGATCGGCAAGTTAGTAGCGCTTATGGTGTAACCGCAGAAACTAGTCTTTATGGAACCCCATCTTTATCCTCCACCTATACGACTTTTGTCACAGACACGAACTATCGAGTTATTAAAATTTATCGCAACTTTGACCCTTTTACTCACGCGCAACAGTTACTGATTGACGTTAAACCTTTAATTTGTATTGAAGAACCGCGCCAAATTTTACAACAAGCGCCGGTTTTACTCATTCCCAATGTTTTAGACCCCGAATTGTGCCAGCAACTCATTGAACTCTGGCATACCGAAAATGGGGAATCCGGTTTCATGCGGCAAGTCGATGGAAAAACCGTTGCCTTAATGGATAACAATCACAAAATTAGGCGCGACCATTTTATGGAACCCAGTCCACTCAAAGAGCGGATTAAACACCTTTTAGGTCGTAAAGTCACCCCGGAAATTTGGAAAGCGCATCACTTTAATGCCACCCGCATCGAAGATTTTCGGATTGTTTGTTATGACAGCAGTAAAGGCGGATTTTTCCGACCTCATCGCGATAATACCACCGCCGGAACTGCACATCGCGTCTTTGCCATGACCATTAATCTCAATGCGGGAGAATATGAAGGCGGTTGTCTACGTTTTCCCGAATATGGTCCCCATTTATATCGTCCCAGCACCGGCAGCGCGGTGATATTTTCCTGTAGTTTACTACATGAAGCCACCGATGTGATGGGGGGACGACGCTTCGCTTTATTAAGTTTTTTGTATGGGGAAGAAGAAGCACGCCGTCGCGCTGCTTACCAACAAGCAAGTCAACAAAGTGCAGTGTCCGTCTAA
- a CDS encoding DUF309 domain-containing protein, whose amino-acid sequence MTDGIPKEFWQAVDQFNAQDFYACHDTLEALWMDAVEPDKKFYQGVLQIAVSLYHLGNLNWRGAAILLGEGISRLGYYCPEYYNIDVEQLITESQEILLALQQSGPDNVGEFAQQLFTSDGVAGGGEIAQLQVPKLVKLI is encoded by the coding sequence ATGACAGATGGGATTCCTAAAGAATTTTGGCAAGCTGTAGACCAGTTTAATGCTCAAGATTTTTATGCCTGCCACGACACTTTAGAAGCGTTATGGATGGATGCCGTAGAACCGGACAAAAAGTTTTATCAAGGGGTGCTACAGATTGCCGTATCGCTTTATCATTTAGGAAATTTAAACTGGCGAGGTGCGGCGATTTTATTGGGAGAAGGAATAAGTCGCTTGGGATATTATTGCCCTGAATATTATAACATAGATGTAGAACAATTAATAACAGAAAGTCAAGAAATTTTACTTGCTTTGCAGCAGTCGGGTCCTGACAATGTGGGGGAGTTCGCGCAGCAGTTATTTACTTCCGATGGCGTAGCAGGAGGGGGTGAAATCGCCCAATTGCAAGTTCCTAAACTGGTGAAACTTATCTAG
- a CDS encoding DUF29 family protein, with amino-acid sequence MEELLELKEKLLKGDIQRSLELVEELTEMGRKDIIKTIRSYAVILLLHLIKQQVENRSTRSWDVSIRNSILEIKEENKRPKSAGVYLSLEDLQEVLETAYQQALNKASLEVEEGRYEVRELEDKVNRAEILDRALGLITAESE; translated from the coding sequence ATGGAAGAACTGTTAGAACTCAAAGAAAAACTCCTCAAAGGCGATATTCAAAGGTCTTTAGAACTGGTTGAAGAATTGACAGAAATGGGACGCAAAGATATCATCAAGACCATTCGCAGTTATGCCGTGATTTTACTGCTCCATCTGATTAAGCAGCAAGTCGAAAATCGGTCTACTCGGTCTTGGGACGTCTCGATTCGCAATTCTATTTTAGAAATAAAAGAAGAAAATAAGCGACCAAAATCAGCCGGAGTTTACCTTTCTTTAGAGGACTTACAGGAAGTTTTAGAGACTGCCTATCAACAAGCGCTTAATAAAGCGTCCCTAGAAGTGGAAGAAGGGCGTTATGAGGTGCGGGAGTTAGAAGATAAAGTAAATCGAGCAGAAATTCTCGATCGCGCCTTGGGTTTAATTACAGCCGAATCCGAATAA
- a CDS encoding pentapeptide repeat-containing protein: protein MNVSELLERYEMGQRDFSEVDLSGADLSRSHLVGINLSHAVLRGTNLSRANLTKADLSKTALQWANLSYAKMENAKLMDADLTKAALSGAVLVKAKLPRAKLSGANLNSTNLRSANLRSANLSGANMEWVNLRAANLTGANLSWALLNCARLSGAMLYGANLNGITLEEAYLNGVDLNGVNLNGINLKHAKLSNSNLEGANLIAANLAYATMRSASLMGADLTGANLTGACLQKANLNWASLNRAELVEADLSNATLVGTNVEGANFADAVLPELTRRYFYLTTGGSSSYESERVVSAPMS, encoded by the coding sequence ATGAACGTTAGCGAACTACTTGAACGGTATGAAATGGGTCAGAGGGACTTTTCTGAGGTGGACCTGAGTGGAGCCGATCTCAGCCGATCCCACCTCGTCGGGATAAATCTCAGCCATGCAGTGCTGCGGGGAACGAATTTAAGTCGGGCAAATTTGACTAAAGCTGACTTGAGTAAGACGGCATTGCAATGGGCGAATCTGAGCTATGCAAAGATGGAAAACGCGAAATTGATGGATGCGGATCTGACTAAAGCAGCGCTCTCCGGTGCAGTGTTAGTTAAAGCAAAATTACCCAGAGCGAAACTCAGCGGGGCCAACCTCAATAGCACGAACCTCAGAAGCGCTAACCTGCGGAGTGCAAATTTGTCAGGAGCCAATATGGAATGGGTGAATCTGCGTGCTGCTAATCTAACGGGTGCTAACCTCAGTTGGGCGCTCTTGAATTGTGCCAGACTTAGCGGTGCAATGCTCTATGGTGCGAATTTAAACGGCATTACCCTAGAGGAAGCCTATTTAAACGGGGTGGACCTGAATGGGGTCAATCTCAATGGCATCAATCTCAAGCACGCCAAACTGAGTAACTCTAATTTAGAGGGGGCGAACCTGATTGCGGCTAATCTGGCTTATGCCACGATGCGATCGGCAAGTTTAATGGGGGCGGACCTCACTGGAGCCAATTTAACCGGAGCCTGTCTCCAAAAAGCTAACTTAAATTGGGCCTCTTTAAATCGGGCGGAATTGGTGGAAGCGGATCTGAGTAATGCCACGTTGGTAGGAACCAATGTCGAAGGCGCGAATTTTGCCGATGCGGTTTTACCGGAACTGACGAGGCGCTACTTTTATTTAACCACTGGCGGCAGTTCGAGCTATGAATCTGAGCGAGTTGTGAGTGCTCCAATGAGTTAA
- the thrB gene encoding homoserine kinase gives MSSTHSTVTVTVPATTANLGPGFDCFGAALTLYNQFKFSAIALNPSTPDQKTLQILVKGLEADRVIADETNLVYKAFAKFYAHLGQSPPPVEIEIELGVPLARGLGSSATAIAGGLMGANHLAGKPLTLLQLVDLAIDMEKHPDNVVPALLGGCRLAASIPEELATDGPGWEICDVPWHSEIVPVVAIPEFELSTETARQVLPTHYTRADAIYNTAHLGLLLRGLATNNGQWLRVAMSDRLHQPYRKNLIPGYDAVHAAALNAGAYGLTISGAGPTLLALSSPAQSADVATAMVEAWQKAGIKSHAQSVQIDLRGSVSVEAKSPLKQPANFSTPG, from the coding sequence ATGTCTTCTACCCACTCCACCGTTACTGTTACCGTTCCGGCCACCACTGCTAACCTCGGGCCGGGTTTTGACTGTTTTGGGGCCGCATTGACCCTGTACAACCAGTTTAAATTTTCAGCGATCGCCCTCAATCCATCCACGCCGGATCAAAAAACCCTTCAGATTCTCGTCAAGGGGTTAGAAGCCGATCGCGTGATTGCCGATGAAACCAATCTCGTCTATAAAGCCTTTGCTAAATTCTACGCCCATCTCGGCCAATCCCCACCGCCGGTAGAAATCGAGATAGAACTGGGAGTTCCCCTAGCGCGAGGACTGGGAAGTTCCGCAACCGCGATCGCCGGGGGATTAATGGGGGCCAATCACCTCGCCGGAAAACCCCTGACTCTACTACAACTGGTGGATCTGGCGATTGACATGGAAAAGCATCCCGATAACGTCGTTCCCGCCTTACTCGGGGGATGTCGTCTGGCAGCATCGATTCCGGAAGAACTGGCAACTGACGGACCCGGGTGGGAAATCTGTGACGTTCCCTGGCATTCAGAAATTGTGCCAGTGGTGGCGATTCCGGAGTTTGAGTTGTCCACCGAAACAGCGCGCCAGGTCCTGCCAACCCACTACACCCGGGCGGATGCGATTTACAATACCGCCCATTTGGGGTTACTCCTGCGGGGATTAGCCACCAACAATGGTCAATGGTTGCGGGTTGCCATGAGCGATCGCCTCCATCAGCCCTATCGCAAAAATTTGATCCCCGGTTATGATGCGGTTCATGCAGCGGCTTTAAATGCTGGAGCCTATGGGTTGACCATTAGTGGTGCGGGTCCAACCCTGTTGGCGTTATCCTCCCCAGCACAGTCCGCAGATGTGGCGACTGCAATGGTGGAAGCATGGCAGAAAGCCGGAATTAAATCCCACGCCCAATCGGTACAAATAGATCTCCGAGGGTCCGTGAGCGTGGAAGCAAAATCTCCCCTGAAACAACCGGCTAACTTTTCTACCCCCGGGTAA
- the metX gene encoding homoserine O-acetyltransferase MetX, with product MNDTRYISPETQFCELKQPVILESGQVLLGVQVAYRTWGKLNPEGDNAVVICHALTGWADADQWWDPLFGPGKALDTEKDFIICSNVLGSCYGTTGPTSVNPETGCPYGPDFPRITIRDMVRVQAALLDELEVTKVKMAIGGSLGGMQVLEWGVMYPEKVEAIATFAASGRHSSWCIGLSEAQRQAIYADPYWRGGYYTIEQPPAAGLSAARMMAMCSYRSWASLEQKFGRNKSADGNWEIVNYLQHQGQKLVNRFDANSYITLTYAMDSHDVSRGIGDYNSVLASIQQPTLVVAIDSDVLYPPVEQQKLAELIPNAQLGWLNSPHGHDAFLIDMEELNAKVVNFRQSLEWNAANRDRSHLSRIWRVDN from the coding sequence ATGAATGACACCCGATATATTTCCCCGGAAACCCAGTTTTGTGAGCTTAAACAACCCGTTATCCTAGAATCCGGCCAGGTTTTGCTCGGGGTGCAAGTCGCCTATCGAACCTGGGGGAAGCTCAATCCAGAAGGAGATAATGCCGTAGTCATCTGCCATGCCTTAACCGGATGGGCGGATGCAGATCAGTGGTGGGACCCTTTATTTGGCCCCGGAAAAGCCCTGGATACGGAAAAAGATTTTATTATTTGCAGCAACGTCCTAGGCAGTTGTTACGGCACTACCGGACCCACCTCGGTCAATCCCGAAACCGGATGTCCCTACGGTCCGGATTTCCCTCGGATTACGATTCGAGATATGGTACGAGTCCAGGCGGCTTTGCTGGATGAGTTAGAAGTCACCAAAGTTAAGATGGCGATCGGGGGGTCATTAGGCGGGATGCAGGTCCTGGAATGGGGGGTGATGTATCCAGAAAAAGTGGAGGCGATCGCCACCTTTGCCGCCTCGGGAAGACATTCCTCCTGGTGTATTGGACTCAGCGAAGCCCAACGCCAAGCCATTTATGCGGACCCCTACTGGCGCGGTGGCTATTACACCATTGAACAACCCCCTGCTGCCGGATTGTCTGCGGCGCGGATGATGGCGATGTGTTCTTATCGCAGTTGGGCCAGTTTAGAGCAAAAATTTGGGCGCAACAAAAGTGCTGATGGCAATTGGGAAATCGTCAACTATCTCCAGCATCAAGGCCAAAAACTGGTGAATCGCTTTGATGCCAATAGTTACATTACCCTGACTTACGCGATGGATAGTCACGATGTCTCTCGCGGAATTGGGGATTATAATTCGGTGTTGGCGAGTATCCAGCAACCGACTCTCGTCGTGGCGATCGACTCCGATGTACTTTATCCTCCGGTGGAACAGCAAAAGTTAGCCGAGTTGATTCCGAATGCTCAACTGGGGTGGTTGAACTCTCCCCACGGTCACGATGCGTTTTTAATTGATATGGAAGAGTTGAATGCAAAGGTGGTGAATTTCCGCCAGTCTCTGGAGTGGAATGCCGCCAATCGCGATCGCTCTCATCTGTCCCGGATTTGGCGCGTGGATAATTAG
- a CDS encoding O-acetylhomoserine aminocarboxypropyltransferase/cysteine synthase family protein, whose protein sequence is MSETPNYRFETLQVHAGQEPAPGTNARAVPIYQTTSYVFNDADHGANLFALKEFGNIYTRIMNPTTDAFEKRIAALEGGVAALATSSGQAAQFLAIATICEAGDNIVSTSFVYGGTYNQFKVALPRLGINVKFVDGDNPEDFRKAIDDKTKAIYLESIGNPKCNIPDFSAIADIAHENGIPLIVDNTFGCGGYLCKPLEHGADIITESATKWIGGHGTSIGGVIVDSGKFDWGNGKFPIFTEPSPGYHGMNFYETFGPKSPFGNIAFIIRARVEGLRDFGPAMSPFNAFLLLQGLETLSLRVQRHADNAMELAKWLSKHPKVEWVKYAGLKKNPYHDLAKKYLTNGFGCVVNFGIKGGMEAGREFINNVKLASHLANVGDAKTLVIHPASTTHQQLSEAEQQSSGVTPDMVRVSVGIEHIEDIKADFDQAFKKA, encoded by the coding sequence ATGAGTGAAACGCCGAACTACCGCTTTGAGACCTTACAAGTTCATGCCGGACAGGAACCAGCCCCAGGGACAAATGCCCGTGCTGTTCCAATTTACCAAACCACTTCTTATGTCTTTAATGACGCCGACCACGGCGCAAATCTGTTTGCGCTAAAAGAATTCGGGAATATTTATACCCGAATTATGAACCCGACCACCGATGCGTTTGAGAAGCGGATTGCTGCATTAGAGGGGGGGGTGGCAGCCTTAGCCACATCCAGTGGTCAAGCGGCCCAATTTTTGGCGATCGCTACCATTTGTGAAGCCGGAGATAACATTGTTTCCACCAGCTTTGTCTATGGCGGAACCTACAATCAATTTAAAGTAGCGCTTCCCCGTTTAGGCATTAATGTTAAATTTGTCGATGGAGATAATCCTGAAGATTTCCGAAAGGCGATCGATGACAAAACTAAGGCGATTTATTTAGAAAGTATTGGGAATCCTAAATGTAATATTCCTGATTTTTCTGCGATTGCCGATATTGCCCATGAAAATGGAATTCCTTTAATTGTAGATAATACCTTTGGTTGTGGGGGTTACTTGTGCAAACCCCTCGAACATGGTGCAGATATCATTACGGAATCCGCAACTAAATGGATTGGCGGTCATGGGACATCCATTGGTGGGGTGATTGTCGATTCGGGTAAATTTGATTGGGGAAATGGCAAATTCCCCATCTTTACTGAACCCTCTCCTGGTTATCATGGCATGAATTTCTATGAAACCTTTGGGCCAAAAAGTCCCTTTGGAAATATTGCCTTTATCATTCGCGCCCGAGTAGAAGGATTGCGCGATTTTGGACCAGCTATGAGTCCCTTTAATGCCTTCTTACTCTTGCAGGGATTAGAAACCCTTTCTCTGCGAGTTCAGCGCCATGCTGATAATGCGATGGAGTTAGCAAAATGGCTCTCCAAGCATCCCAAGGTGGAATGGGTTAAATATGCAGGACTCAAGAAAAATCCCTATCACGATTTAGCTAAAAAATACCTAACGAATGGGTTTGGCTGTGTGGTCAATTTTGGGATTAAAGGTGGCATGGAAGCGGGCCGAGAATTTATCAATAATGTGAAGTTAGCCAGCCATTTAGCCAATGTGGGCGATGCCAAAACTCTGGTGATTCATCCCGCCTCGACGACTCACCAACAATTGAGTGAAGCGGAACAACAATCCTCTGGAGTAACCCCGGATATGGTTCGGGTTTCTGTGGGAATTGAACATATTGAGGATATTAAGGCAGATTTCGACCAAGCCTTTAAAAAAGCGTAG
- a CDS encoding NAD(P)H-quinone oxidoreductase subunit 4, with the protein MLTLDFPWLTTIILFPLLAALVIPALPDQEGKTIRLYSLGVGLIELALTLVAFWQNYDLNNPELQLVETYPWVPQLGLNWTLAVDGISMPLIVLTALVTTLAIAAGWNVTKKPRLFYALMLVLYSAQIGVFAAGDMLLFFLMWEIELVPVYLLISIWGGEKRLYAATKFILYTALASIFILVAALAMAFYGDTITFNMAELSARHYPIALELLLYAGLFIAFGVKLPIFPLHTWLPDAHGEASAPVSMILAGVLLKMGGYALIRMNLEMLPNAHLYFAPVLAILGVVNIVYGALSAFGQDHLKRRLAYSSISHMGFVLIGIASLTELGISGAVLQMLSHGLIAAALFFLAGVTYDRTHTLAMEKMGGLAKLMPKVFALFTVGAMASLALPGMSGFVSELTVFLGLSTSYAYRTPFKVVVIGLAAVGLIVTPIYLLSMLRQVFYGKVEPMVNVEAWEFMDAKPREIAIAACLLLPIIGIGLYPKVATQTYDVKTTEVAAEVRNALPIFAQQQDRLFSGGFFAPSIPRVDAQALFSITDISKGA; encoded by the coding sequence ATGTTAACCCTAGACTTTCCCTGGCTAACCACTATAATTCTTTTCCCGCTCCTAGCGGCCCTAGTCATCCCGGCCCTCCCGGACCAAGAAGGTAAAACCATTCGCCTCTATAGCCTAGGGGTCGGCTTAATCGAACTCGCCCTCACCCTAGTCGCCTTTTGGCAGAACTACGACCTCAACAACCCGGAATTGCAGCTTGTGGAAACCTACCCCTGGGTCCCCCAACTCGGTCTCAACTGGACCCTAGCCGTTGACGGCATTTCCATGCCCCTGATTGTCTTAACCGCCTTAGTCACCACCCTCGCCATTGCCGCAGGATGGAACGTCACCAAAAAGCCCCGGTTATTTTACGCCCTGATGTTGGTCTTGTACAGCGCCCAAATCGGTGTCTTTGCCGCTGGGGATATGCTGCTGTTCTTCCTCATGTGGGAAATCGAACTCGTGCCGGTTTACCTGCTCATTTCCATCTGGGGTGGCGAAAAACGCCTCTACGCCGCGACTAAATTCATTTTATATACTGCATTAGCTTCTATCTTTATTCTGGTCGCAGCCCTAGCAATGGCATTCTACGGCGATACCATCACCTTTAATATGGCCGAACTGAGTGCCAGACATTATCCCATTGCCTTAGAATTGCTGCTTTATGCCGGTTTGTTCATCGCCTTTGGCGTCAAACTGCCCATCTTCCCCCTCCATACCTGGCTCCCGGACGCTCACGGAGAAGCCTCCGCCCCAGTTTCGATGATTTTAGCCGGAGTCTTGCTGAAAATGGGCGGCTATGCCTTAATCCGCATGAACTTGGAAATGCTTCCCAACGCCCATCTCTACTTTGCCCCGGTTCTGGCAATCTTGGGGGTCGTGAATATTGTCTATGGTGCATTGAGTGCGTTTGGGCAAGATCACCTCAAACGGCGTTTAGCCTATTCCTCGATTTCCCACATGGGATTTGTCTTGATTGGGATTGCGTCTTTAACTGAACTAGGAATCAGCGGTGCCGTGTTGCAAATGCTCTCCCACGGATTGATTGCTGCGGCTTTATTCTTCCTGGCGGGGGTCACCTACGATCGCACTCATACCCTGGCAATGGAAAAAATGGGCGGTTTGGCGAAATTGATGCCCAAAGTGTTTGCTCTGTTTACTGTGGGGGCGATGGCATCCTTGGCGCTACCGGGGATGAGTGGATTTGTCAGTGAGTTGACTGTGTTTTTGGGACTTTCCACCAGTTACGCCTACCGCACCCCGTTTAAAGTCGTGGTGATTGGGTTAGCGGCAGTGGGTTTAATTGTGACGCCAATTTATTTGCTCTCCATGCTGCGCCAGGTGTTCTATGGCAAAGTTGAGCCGATGGTGAATGTTGAGGCGTGGGAGTTTATGGATGCCAAACCTCGGGAGATTGCGATCGCCGCTTGTCTGTTGCTGCCGATTATCGGAATTGGGTTATACCCCAAAGTGGCGACTCAAACCTACGATGTGAAAACCACTGAAGTTGCCGCAGAGGTTCGCAATGCCCTGCCGATCTTTGCTCAACAGCAAGATCGGTTGTTCTCCGGTGGGTTTTTCGCCCCCAGTATTCCCCGTGTCGATGCTCAGGCTTTATTTAGCATTACTGATATCAGTAAAGGGGCTTAA
- a CDS encoding GumC family protein produces the protein MNDAVKIFSHYNTKSGSVSRKRRWPIYLFLGITTNLLVWGLAIAYITLKAPTYTTKWSVTLPGTGSSSRVDLPGIGGASSQTDSPYRYDSHHDPRENYKYIAGSNDVRARAAQLLNLEPSAFNKPQIEIIGNSTLMEFEIVGDTPQLTQQKAVALHQAFLLQLEALRAEEISEQDRNLEMLLSQSQQNLERAQAQLSEYQVTSNIMSSEQLVDLSKTIEALRKQKAEVDALNQQSNARMVQLAQNLDLSPAEANEAFALQSDALFQDYLLKYQTAQGELSTLISVYTARHPVVLAKQQEIDQSREELTQRSQQIVGRPFDPEIWEETNLGNGDNASRREVFFQELITFQTENVGLEAQSQELGRQINTLEDRLRTLSVQGSELENLRRDVQIAEAVFSSTLTQLDMSKSNIFASYPRIQLLTPPALPEEPSSPKTVLAILGAGMSSVFFTAGFLLLWMRDVKNQRRKQSAAITEPKPQPIPINSAYPQQNSSTAMSKR, from the coding sequence ATGAATGATGCTGTAAAAATCTTTTCTCATTATAATACTAAGTCAGGCTCTGTGTCTAGAAAAAGACGGTGGCCTATTTACTTATTTTTAGGAATTACAACCAATCTATTGGTTTGGGGACTGGCGATCGCCTACATCACCCTCAAAGCCCCAACTTATACGACCAAATGGTCAGTCACCCTACCCGGTACAGGTTCCTCAAGCCGGGTTGACTTACCGGGCATTGGGGGAGCTTCTTCCCAAACCGACTCGCCCTACCGATATGATTCCCACCACGACCCTCGGGAAAATTACAAATATATCGCCGGCAGCAATGATGTTAGAGCCCGTGCCGCCCAACTGCTCAATCTTGAACCTTCAGCATTCAATAAACCCCAGATTGAGATTATTGGTAACTCCACCCTAATGGAGTTTGAAATTGTCGGTGATACTCCCCAACTAACTCAACAAAAAGCAGTCGCCCTCCACCAAGCGTTCCTACTACAGTTGGAGGCACTCAGAGCTGAAGAAATCAGCGAGCAGGACCGCAACTTAGAAATGTTGCTCAGTCAGTCTCAGCAAAACTTAGAAAGGGCCCAGGCTCAATTATCCGAGTATCAAGTCACCTCTAACATCATGTCTTCCGAGCAACTGGTTGATCTCTCAAAAACCATTGAAGCGTTACGGAAGCAGAAAGCGGAAGTGGATGCCCTGAATCAGCAAAGTAATGCCCGAATGGTCCAACTCGCTCAAAACTTAGACCTCTCCCCGGCAGAAGCGAACGAAGCCTTTGCATTACAATCTGATGCTTTGTTTCAAGACTATTTGCTGAAATACCAAACAGCCCAGGGTGAGTTAAGTACCTTGATCTCGGTTTATACTGCGCGTCATCCCGTGGTTCTGGCTAAACAACAAGAAATTGATCAATCCCGAGAGGAATTAACCCAACGGAGTCAGCAAATTGTGGGGCGACCCTTTGACCCGGAAATCTGGGAAGAAACCAACTTAGGAAATGGCGACAATGCCTCTAGGCGAGAAGTATTCTTTCAAGAATTGATTACCTTTCAGACAGAAAACGTGGGCCTAGAAGCTCAATCCCAAGAGTTAGGACGGCAGATTAACACCTTAGAAGATCGATTAAGAACCTTATCGGTTCAGGGTTCAGAACTGGAAAATTTACGGCGTGATGTTCAAATCGCCGAAGCGGTATTTTCCTCCACGTTAACCCAACTCGATATGAGTAAGTCTAACATTTTTGCCAGCTATCCGCGTATTCAACTATTGACGCCACCGGCCTTGCCAGAAGAACCTAGTTCTCCTAAAACGGTCTTAGCCATCCTCGGTGCAGGAATGAGTTCCGTATTTTTTACCGCTGGATTTCTCCTGCTGTGGATGCGGGATGTCAAAAATCAAAGGCGGAAACAAAGTGCAGCAATAACCGAGCCTAAACCTCAACCCATTCCCATTAACTCGGCGTATCCTCAGCAAAATTCCTCTACCGCAATGTCTAAGCGATGA